One Chromobacterium paludis genomic window carries:
- a CDS encoding accessory factor UbiK family protein gives MLSQKLFEEISAKISETIAASPAKDIEKNVRAMMASTFAKMDLVTREEFDVQQAVLTRTREQLAALESRLAKLEGQVFPAEAAEKVAEQSELGHS, from the coding sequence ATGTTGAGTCAGAAACTGTTTGAAGAAATCAGCGCCAAGATCAGCGAAACCATCGCCGCCAGCCCGGCCAAGGACATCGAAAAGAACGTGCGCGCCATGATGGCCTCCACCTTCGCCAAGATGGATCTGGTGACGCGGGAGGAATTCGACGTGCAGCAAGCGGTGTTGACACGCACGCGCGAGCAGTTGGCGGCGCTGGAGTCGCGTTTGGCCAAGCTGGAGGGCCAGGTGTTCCCGGCGGAGGCGGCTGAGAAGGTGGCGGAACAGTCGGAGCTGGGCCACTCCTGA
- a CDS encoding cytochrome b gives MSKAQKLLNWVDERFPLTALWESQWGKYVAPKNFNFWYFFGSLAMLVLVLQIVTGIFLTMNYKPDATLNAAGVPVAFASVEYIMRDVAGGWIIRYMHSTGASMFFVVVYLHMFRGLIYGSYKQPRELVWVFGTLIFLCLMAEAFMGYLLPWGQMSFWGAQVIVNLFGSIPVIGPDLSVWIRGDYVVSDATLNRFFALHVIAVPLVLLALVVAHLMALHEVGSNNPDGVEIKQQPKDPATGLYLDGIYSHPYYTVKDILGVVVFMVVFSAIVFFLPEMGGYFLEHPNFDQADPLKTPPHIAPVWYFTPFYAILRAVPSFAGTQVWGVLAMGAAVVLIAFLPWLDRSPIKSIRYRGPKFKVALILFIASFIGLGILGALPPTGLRTALSQIFSVVYFAFFLGMPFYTKNDVGSVPVPERVTDTNAKRQIQFLVMVALTVFLAALFAMNV, from the coding sequence ATGAGCAAAGCGCAAAAGTTGCTGAACTGGGTGGACGAACGGTTTCCGCTGACCGCCCTGTGGGAAAGCCAATGGGGCAAATATGTCGCCCCCAAGAATTTCAATTTCTGGTATTTCTTTGGCTCCCTGGCCATGCTGGTGCTGGTGCTGCAAATCGTCACCGGCATCTTCCTGACCATGAACTACAAGCCGGATGCCACGCTGAACGCGGCCGGCGTGCCGGTGGCCTTCGCCTCGGTCGAGTACATCATGCGAGACGTGGCGGGCGGCTGGATCATCCGCTACATGCACTCCACCGGCGCCTCGATGTTCTTTGTCGTGGTCTATCTGCACATGTTCCGCGGTTTGATCTACGGCTCTTACAAACAGCCGCGTGAGCTGGTGTGGGTGTTCGGCACGCTGATCTTCCTGTGCCTGATGGCTGAGGCCTTCATGGGCTATCTGTTGCCCTGGGGGCAGATGTCGTTCTGGGGCGCCCAGGTGATCGTCAATCTGTTCGGCTCCATCCCGGTGATCGGTCCCGACCTGTCGGTGTGGATCCGCGGCGACTATGTGGTGTCGGACGCGACGCTGAACCGCTTCTTCGCCTTGCACGTGATCGCGGTGCCGCTGGTGCTGCTGGCGCTGGTGGTGGCCCACCTGATGGCCTTGCACGAAGTCGGCTCCAATAATCCGGACGGCGTGGAGATCAAGCAGCAGCCCAAGGACCCGGCAACCGGACTCTATCTGGACGGCATCTATTCCCACCCTTACTACACCGTCAAGGACATCCTCGGCGTGGTGGTGTTCATGGTGGTGTTCTCGGCCATCGTGTTCTTCCTGCCGGAAATGGGCGGCTACTTCCTGGAGCATCCGAACTTCGATCAGGCGGATCCGCTGAAAACGCCGCCGCACATCGCGCCGGTATGGTACTTCACGCCGTTCTACGCCATTTTGCGCGCCGTGCCGTCGTTCGCCGGCACCCAGGTGTGGGGCGTGTTGGCCATGGGCGCCGCCGTGGTGCTGATCGCCTTCCTGCCGTGGCTGGATCGTTCGCCGATCAAGTCCATCCGCTACCGCGGTCCCAAGTTCAAGGTCGCGCTGATCCTGTTCATCGCATCCTTCATTGGCCTGGGCATCCTGGGCGCGCTGCCGCCGACTGGTCTGCGCACCGCGCTGTCGCAGATTTTCTCCGTGGTCTATTTCGCCTTCTTCCTGGGCATGCCGTTCTACACCAAGAACGATGTCGGCAGCGTGCCGGTGCCGGAGCGGGTGACGGACACCAATGCCAAGCGCCAGATCCAGTTCCTGGTGATGGTGGCTCTGACCGTGTTCCTGGCCGCGCTGTTCGCCATGAACGTGTAA
- a CDS encoding ammonium transporter, translated as MKKQLAAAAAALATLSLPALADAPAGPAVAAVKVINSGDTAWMLTSTALVLFMTIPGLALFYGGMVRKKNVLATLMQSFAITALVTVLWAVIGYSLAFTVGNPYIGDLSRVMLDGMVFMKDAGKVAVHPLAGTIPESVFMTFQMTFAIITPALITGAFAERMKFSAMLVFMTLWSLLVYAPVAHWVWAPGGWMADKGVLDFAGGTVVHINAGVAGLVTALVLGKRVGFGKDAMPPHNLVLTLVGASMLWVGWFGFNAGSAAAADGRAGMAMVTTQVATAMAALAWMFAEWIAKKKPSVLGIASGAVAGLVAITPAAGFVDVKGALAIGLAAGVVCFWGATGLKHMMGYDDSLDAFGVHGVGGILGALLTGVFAVKDIGGADGSLATQALGVGVTAAYCAVVTFVLLKLVDMVLGLRVAEDEEREGLDLVLHGERVE; from the coding sequence ATGAAAAAACAACTCGCTGCAGCGGCGGCCGCGCTCGCCACCCTCTCCCTGCCGGCCCTGGCCGACGCGCCGGCAGGCCCGGCGGTGGCTGCCGTCAAGGTGATCAACTCCGGCGACACCGCCTGGATGCTGACCTCCACCGCCCTGGTGCTGTTCATGACCATTCCCGGCCTGGCGCTGTTCTACGGCGGCATGGTGCGCAAGAAGAACGTGCTGGCCACGCTGATGCAAAGCTTCGCCATCACTGCGCTAGTGACCGTGCTGTGGGCGGTCATCGGCTACAGCCTGGCCTTCACCGTAGGCAATCCGTATATCGGCGACCTGTCTCGCGTCATGTTGGACGGCATGGTATTCATGAAGGATGCTGGCAAGGTGGCGGTGCACCCGCTGGCCGGCACCATCCCGGAATCGGTGTTCATGACCTTCCAGATGACCTTCGCCATCATCACCCCCGCGCTGATCACCGGCGCCTTCGCCGAACGGATGAAATTCTCCGCCATGCTGGTCTTCATGACCTTGTGGTCACTGCTGGTCTACGCCCCGGTGGCGCACTGGGTCTGGGCGCCGGGCGGCTGGATGGCAGATAAGGGCGTGCTGGACTTCGCCGGCGGCACCGTGGTGCACATCAACGCCGGCGTGGCCGGCCTGGTCACGGCGCTGGTGCTGGGCAAGCGCGTCGGTTTCGGCAAGGACGCCATGCCGCCGCACAACCTGGTGCTGACTCTGGTGGGCGCCTCCATGTTGTGGGTGGGCTGGTTCGGCTTCAACGCCGGTTCCGCCGCCGCCGCCGACGGCCGCGCCGGCATGGCGATGGTCACCACCCAGGTTGCCACCGCGATGGCCGCGCTGGCCTGGATGTTCGCCGAGTGGATCGCCAAGAAGAAGCCGTCGGTGCTGGGCATCGCCTCCGGCGCGGTGGCGGGCCTGGTCGCCATCACGCCGGCCGCCGGCTTCGTCGACGTCAAGGGCGCCCTGGCCATCGGCCTGGCCGCAGGCGTGGTGTGCTTCTGGGGCGCCACCGGGCTGAAACACATGATGGGCTATGACGACTCTCTGGACGCCTTCGGCGTGCACGGCGTGGGCGGCATCCTGGGCGCGCTGTTGACCGGCGTGTTCGCGGTCAAGGACATCGGCGGCGCCGACGGCAGTCTCGCCACCCAGGCGCTGGGCGTCGGCGTGACCGCGGCTTACTGCGCGGTAGTAACCTTTGTGCTGCTGAAACTAGTGGACATGGTACTGGGACTGCGCGTCGCCGAAGACGAAGAGCGCGAGGGCCTGGACCTGGTGCTGCACGGCGAGCGCGTGGAGTAA
- a CDS encoding ClpXP protease specificity-enhancing factor — translation MSTSTKPYMIRALHQWCCDNGHTPYVVVWVNDKTDVPREFVKNNEIVLNIAYSATKNLKMDNDWISFSARFGGMSREIWLPVGNVMSIFARETGEGMGFEVEPMADHADLKPAPDASGKSDDEPGPNRPGGRPSLRIVK, via the coding sequence ATGAGCACCAGCACCAAGCCCTACATGATCCGCGCCTTGCACCAGTGGTGCTGCGACAATGGCCACACACCCTACGTCGTGGTCTGGGTCAATGATAAAACCGATGTGCCGCGCGAGTTCGTCAAGAACAACGAAATCGTGCTGAACATCGCTTACAGCGCGACCAAGAATCTGAAGATGGACAACGACTGGATCTCGTTCTCAGCACGCTTTGGCGGAATGTCGCGAGAGATCTGGCTGCCGGTGGGCAATGTGATGTCCATCTTCGCGCGCGAGACGGGCGAGGGCATGGGCTTTGAGGTGGAGCCGATGGCGGATCACGCCGACTTGAAACCGGCGCCGGACGCGTCTGGCAAAAGTGATGACGAGCCGGGTCCGAACCGCCCCGGCGGCCGTCCCAGCCTGCGCATCGTCAAGTAG
- a CDS encoding SPOR domain-containing protein translates to MANRDLKNSPRPSRGRGNSSSSRSGGGGLMAGLIMGLIIGVAVAVGLAMYLNRSPEPFQVKNAHKAETTQAPTPTELLAPGTKIAEEPPAGPASAPAPAPARATLDSTDSVPLPPPAPHEAKPKPAAPAKSGKDDQRFDFYKILPGQVDAVTSDAKGDKGGEPSTGASAKKVYLQLGAFQNQDEADNLKAKLALLGVEAKIQSVNVPDKGMVHRVRVGPLSRPDDVDRLKAQLKQNGIAASVVKAE, encoded by the coding sequence ATGGCAAATCGAGATCTGAAAAATTCTCCTCGTCCGTCTCGCGGACGCGGCAACTCCTCCTCTTCGCGCAGCGGCGGCGGGGGGCTGATGGCCGGCCTGATCATGGGCCTGATCATCGGCGTTGCGGTGGCGGTGGGATTAGCCATGTATCTCAATCGGTCGCCGGAGCCGTTTCAAGTAAAGAACGCGCACAAGGCGGAAACGACCCAAGCGCCAACGCCAACTGAATTGCTGGCGCCGGGAACCAAGATCGCCGAGGAGCCGCCTGCAGGGCCGGCTTCCGCGCCCGCGCCCGCCCCTGCGCGCGCCACGCTGGACAGTACCGACTCGGTTCCATTGCCACCGCCGGCGCCGCATGAGGCCAAGCCTAAGCCGGCTGCGCCGGCGAAAAGCGGCAAGGACGATCAGCGCTTTGATTTCTACAAGATACTGCCGGGTCAAGTGGATGCGGTGACGTCGGATGCCAAGGGCGACAAAGGTGGGGAACCTTCGACTGGCGCTTCGGCCAAAAAGGTCTACCTGCAGCTGGGTGCCTTCCAGAACCAGGATGAAGCGGATAACTTGAAGGCCAAGCTGGCCTTGCTGGGCGTGGAGGCCAAGATCCAGTCGGTCAACGTGCCGGACAAGGGCATGGTGCACCGGGTTCGAGTCGGACCTTTGAGCCGTCCGGACGATGTGGACAGGTTGAAGGCGCAATTGAAGCAGAACGGCATCGCCGCCAGCGTGGTGAAGGCCGAGTAG
- the rfbB gene encoding dTDP-glucose 4,6-dehydratase → MTILVTGGAGFIGGNFVLDWLANHDETVVNLDALTYAGNLDTLQSLQQDARHVFVHGSIGDRNLVDALLTKHQPRAVINFAAESHVDRSIHGPGDFIQTNIVGTFNLLESVRGYWDGLNSEQQATFRFLHVSTDEVYGTLSPEDAPFAETHRYEPNSPYSASKAASDHLVRAWHHTYGLPVLTTNCSNNYGPYHFPEKLIPLVILNALAGKPLPIYGDGQQVRDWLYVKDHCSAIRRVLEAGTLGETYNVGGWNEKANLDVVHTICAILDELKPRADGDSYASQITFVQDRPGHDRRYAIDARKLEKELGWKPAETFETGIRKTVQWYLDNPQWVDNVTSGHYRDWINQHYGQPA, encoded by the coding sequence ATGACTATTCTCGTGACCGGCGGCGCCGGATTCATAGGCGGCAATTTCGTTCTCGACTGGCTGGCCAACCACGATGAAACCGTCGTCAACCTAGATGCCTTGACCTATGCCGGCAACCTGGACACCCTGCAATCCTTGCAGCAAGACGCTCGCCATGTCTTTGTCCATGGCAGCATTGGCGACCGCAATCTAGTCGATGCCCTGCTGACCAAACACCAACCACGCGCGGTCATCAACTTTGCGGCAGAAAGCCATGTCGACCGCTCCATCCATGGTCCCGGTGATTTTATCCAAACCAATATCGTCGGCACCTTCAACTTGCTGGAAAGCGTCCGCGGTTACTGGGATGGCCTGAACTCCGAACAGCAAGCCACCTTCCGCTTCCTGCACGTGTCCACCGACGAAGTCTACGGCACGCTGTCGCCGGAAGACGCGCCCTTCGCCGAAACGCATCGTTACGAGCCCAACAGCCCGTACTCGGCATCGAAAGCCGCCTCGGACCACCTGGTGCGCGCCTGGCACCATACTTATGGCCTGCCCGTACTGACCACAAACTGCAGCAACAATTACGGCCCCTACCACTTCCCGGAAAAGCTAATTCCGCTGGTCATCCTCAACGCGCTGGCCGGCAAGCCATTGCCCATTTATGGTGATGGCCAGCAAGTACGCGACTGGCTGTATGTGAAAGACCACTGCAGCGCCATTCGCCGCGTACTGGAAGCCGGCACGCTGGGCGAAACCTATAATGTCGGCGGCTGGAATGAAAAAGCCAATCTGGACGTGGTTCATACCATCTGCGCGATTCTGGACGAGCTCAAGCCACGCGCCGATGGCGATAGCTATGCGTCGCAGATCACCTTCGTGCAGGACCGCCCCGGCCATGACCGGCGTTATGCGATAGACGCGCGCAAGCTGGAAAAGGAATTGGGCTGGAAACCCGCGGAGACTTTTGAAACCGGCATTCGCAAGACCGTGCAGTGGTATCTGGACAATCCGCAATGGGTCGACAACGTCACCAGTGGCCATTACCGCGACTGGATCAACCAACACTACGGCCAACCCGCATGA
- a CDS encoding type 2 periplasmic-binding domain-containing protein gives MSLALLVAPSEAQVLRLLATEWPPYCGEALPGGGRLVRSVRTAFRQAGYQTEVRVMPWKRALASLASGEADGLIGAEQSSSTPAAMAVSVELMQDREYLFSRQTERAASAARLEVFRGKRVGVMRGSVVPELRAVGMLVEEANNDEANLRKLQLGRLDLMLANADEVEHLVANEPALAQRIQRLEPPIYRNPLYLLLSRRLSNWPKVMSDFNAAWERGEAMRTIEK, from the coding sequence ATGTCGTTGGCGCTGTTGGTGGCGCCATCGGAAGCTCAGGTGTTGCGTTTGCTCGCGACAGAGTGGCCGCCCTACTGCGGAGAGGCTCTGCCAGGCGGAGGCCGGCTGGTTAGAAGCGTACGAACGGCTTTCCGCCAGGCAGGCTATCAAACCGAGGTCCGGGTTATGCCATGGAAGCGAGCCTTGGCAAGTTTGGCGTCGGGCGAGGCGGATGGCCTGATCGGCGCGGAACAGTCCTCTTCCACGCCGGCGGCCATGGCTGTGAGCGTGGAGCTGATGCAGGATCGGGAATATTTGTTTAGCCGACAAACGGAGCGCGCAGCCTCCGCCGCGCGGCTGGAGGTTTTCCGGGGCAAGCGAGTCGGCGTGATGCGAGGCTCGGTGGTGCCTGAGTTGCGGGCGGTTGGGATGTTGGTCGAAGAGGCGAACAATGACGAAGCGAATCTGCGCAAGCTTCAGCTGGGGCGCTTGGATCTTATGCTGGCCAACGCTGACGAAGTTGAGCATTTAGTGGCGAATGAGCCGGCGCTGGCGCAGCGAATCCAAAGGCTGGAGCCGCCTATTTACCGGAATCCGCTCTATTTGCTGCTATCCCGGCGGCTAAGCAATTGGCCAAAAGTGATGTCGGATTTCAATGCGGCTTGGGAGCGCGGGGAGGCGATGCGTACGATTGAAAAATGA
- a CDS encoding glutathione S-transferase N-terminal domain-containing protein has protein sequence MMTLYSGITCPFSQRCRIVLFEKGMDFEIIDVDIHNKPEDLAVMNPYNEVPVLVERDLILHESNIINEYIDERFPHPQLMPADPVMRARARLFLHRFENELFIHVKTLEAGATGKEATKAREAIRDGLTTIAPIFAKQKFMLGDDFSMIDVAIAPLMWRLEHYNIDLGKSAAPILKYAERIFQRQSFIDSLTPSEKAMRK, from the coding sequence ATGATGACCCTCTATTCCGGAATCACCTGCCCCTTCAGCCAGCGCTGCCGCATCGTGCTCTTCGAAAAGGGGATGGATTTCGAAATCATCGATGTGGACATCCATAACAAGCCGGAAGACCTGGCTGTGATGAATCCGTACAACGAAGTGCCGGTTCTGGTGGAGCGCGACTTGATCCTGCACGAGTCCAACATCATCAACGAATACATCGACGAGCGCTTCCCGCACCCGCAGCTTATGCCAGCCGATCCGGTGATGCGCGCTCGCGCCCGCCTGTTCCTGCACCGTTTCGAGAACGAGCTGTTCATTCACGTCAAGACGCTGGAAGCCGGCGCCACCGGCAAGGAAGCCACCAAGGCGCGTGAAGCGATCCGCGACGGCCTGACCACCATCGCGCCTATCTTCGCCAAGCAGAAGTTCATGCTGGGCGACGATTTCTCGATGATAGACGTGGCCATCGCCCCGCTGATGTGGCGCCTGGAGCACTACAACATCGACCTGGGCAAGAGCGCCGCGCCCATCCTGAAGTACGCCGAGCGCATCTTCCAGCGCCAGTCTTTCATCGACTCGCTGACGCCGTCCGAGAAGGCGATGCGCAAGTAA
- the cyoA gene encoding ubiquinol oxidase subunit II gives MRNHRPSRLLWGLSPLFALLLSGCQGGILDPKGPVAAEQKSLIITATALMLLVVIPVIVMTLVFAWKYRASNKDAAYEPKWSHSTKIELVVWLIPCVIIAFLATLTWHTTHKLDPYRPLDSDKKPIQVQVVALNWKWLFIYPEQQIATVNELVFPADTPVNFKITSDAAMNSFFIPQLGGQIYAMAGMQTQLHLLASEPGTYHGFSSNYSGAGFSGMKFNAIATKTPAEFDAWVAKVKASGQKLDAPNYLQLLKPSEKNPVAYYASTTPYLFEAVLHKYMAGRPSLADSDDAIKLAKMTKELCAAITPPVVKE, from the coding sequence ATGAGAAACCATAGACCCTCCCGCCTGTTGTGGGGGCTTTCTCCGCTCTTCGCACTGCTGCTCTCGGGATGTCAAGGCGGTATCCTTGACCCCAAGGGCCCGGTCGCAGCCGAGCAGAAGTCCCTGATCATCACGGCAACCGCGCTGATGCTGCTGGTGGTCATCCCGGTGATCGTGATGACCCTGGTTTTCGCCTGGAAATACCGCGCCAGCAACAAGGACGCCGCCTACGAGCCGAAGTGGTCGCATTCGACCAAGATCGAGCTGGTGGTCTGGCTGATCCCCTGCGTCATCATCGCCTTCCTGGCGACGCTGACCTGGCACACCACGCACAAGCTGGACCCGTACCGTCCGCTGGATTCGGACAAGAAACCGATCCAAGTGCAAGTGGTGGCGCTGAACTGGAAGTGGTTGTTCATCTATCCGGAACAGCAAATCGCCACCGTCAACGAGCTGGTGTTCCCGGCGGATACGCCGGTGAACTTCAAGATCACCTCCGATGCGGCGATGAACTCCTTCTTCATCCCGCAGCTTGGCGGCCAGATCTACGCCATGGCCGGGATGCAGACCCAGCTGCACCTGCTGGCGAGCGAGCCGGGCACCTATCACGGCTTCTCGTCCAACTACAGCGGCGCCGGTTTCTCCGGCATGAAGTTCAACGCCATCGCCACCAAGACCCCGGCCGAGTTCGACGCCTGGGTGGCCAAGGTGAAGGCCTCCGGCCAGAAGCTGGATGCGCCGAACTACTTGCAGCTGCTGAAGCCTAGCGAGAAGAATCCGGTGGCCTACTACGCGTCGACCACGCCGTACCTGTTTGAGGCCGTGCTGCACAAGTACATGGCCGGTCGTCCGTCCCTGGCCGACAGCGATGACGCCATCAAGCTGGCCAAGATGACCAAAGAACTGTGCGCCGCCATCACGCCGCCGGTTGTCAAGGAGTAA
- a CDS encoding thiol:disulfide interchange protein DsbA/DsbL, with protein MKKWLLLLLLAASGMANAALELGKDYTMLSTPQPVADPKKVEVIEFFSYHCIHCYDDDPAMNAWAKKLPADVSFRKEQIVWQKSMEGFARMFATFKATGTLDKLHRAAFDAQIKQRINLADPQQFTSWIKQQKGVDSAKLLQTYNSFGINAQVARATQITRDYQIQGTPTVIINGKYVVVTSTPERMTQVMNELIAKARSEKK; from the coding sequence ATGAAGAAATGGTTGTTATTGTTGCTGCTGGCGGCCAGCGGCATGGCGAACGCGGCACTGGAGCTGGGCAAGGACTACACCATGCTGAGCACGCCGCAGCCGGTGGCAGATCCGAAAAAAGTGGAAGTGATCGAGTTCTTCTCTTATCACTGCATCCATTGCTATGACGATGATCCGGCGATGAATGCCTGGGCCAAGAAGCTGCCGGCCGACGTGAGCTTCCGCAAGGAGCAGATCGTTTGGCAAAAGTCGATGGAGGGCTTCGCCCGCATGTTCGCCACCTTCAAGGCGACCGGCACGCTGGACAAGCTGCACCGCGCGGCGTTTGACGCGCAGATCAAGCAGCGCATCAACCTGGCGGATCCGCAGCAGTTCACTTCCTGGATCAAGCAGCAGAAGGGCGTGGACAGCGCCAAGTTGCTGCAGACCTACAACTCCTTCGGCATCAACGCCCAGGTGGCGCGCGCGACGCAGATCACGCGCGATTACCAGATCCAGGGCACGCCGACGGTCATCATCAACGGCAAATACGTGGTGGTGACCAGCACGCCGGAGCGCATGACCCAGGTCATGAACGAGTTGATCGCCAAGGCGCGCAGCGAGAAAAAGTAA
- the petA gene encoding ubiquinol-cytochrome c reductase iron-sulfur subunit: protein MSEQQVDTGRRRFLTLASSAVGGVAVVGAATPFFLSFFPSERAKAAGAPVEVDIGKIELGQKINVEWRGKPVWILNRTPEQLKNLPKNDPKLVDPASDVDQQPAYCKNEHRSIKPEYLVAVGICTHLGCSPTFRPDLAPADLGPEWLGGFYCPCHGSKFDLAARVFKGVPAPKNLEIPPHKYLSDTRLLIGDDK from the coding sequence ATGAGTGAACAACAAGTCGATACTGGCCGCCGGCGCTTTCTGACGCTGGCATCCAGCGCTGTTGGAGGGGTTGCGGTAGTCGGCGCGGCCACGCCTTTTTTCCTGAGCTTTTTCCCGTCTGAACGGGCAAAGGCGGCGGGGGCGCCGGTAGAGGTCGACATCGGCAAGATCGAATTGGGGCAGAAGATCAATGTCGAGTGGCGCGGCAAGCCGGTATGGATTCTCAACCGCACGCCGGAACAATTGAAGAACCTGCCAAAGAACGATCCCAAGCTGGTGGACCCCGCGTCCGACGTGGATCAACAACCCGCTTATTGCAAGAACGAACATCGTTCCATCAAGCCTGAATACCTGGTGGCGGTGGGCATCTGCACGCACCTGGGCTGTTCTCCGACCTTCCGCCCCGATCTGGCGCCCGCCGATCTGGGACCGGAGTGGCTGGGGGGGTTCTATTGCCCCTGCCATGGCTCCAAGTTCGATCTCGCCGCGCGCGTGTTCAAGGGCGTGCCGGCGCCGAAGAACTTGGAAATCCCCCCGCACAAGTATCTGTCCGACACCCGTCTGCTGATCGGCGACGACAAATAA
- a CDS encoding cytochrome c1, which translates to MKNKMRKLIAAMALTLPFSVALANEGGPKLEKAPIDIQDTESLQRGAQIFVNYCLSCHSASMMRYNRLEDIGLSEEQIKANLLPEGAKIGDQMNIAMEKKDAKAWFGATPPDLSLIARSRGADYLYGYLRGFYRDPSRPTGWNNLVFDKVGMPNIFWELQGEQVLKTTKDAEGHEEHKLELVKAGTMTKLDNGKADTVEFDRRMADLTNFLVYMGEPAAVKRQQIGYVVLMFLGLLLFPLVYLLKKEYWRDVH; encoded by the coding sequence ATGAAAAACAAGATGCGCAAGCTGATCGCCGCGATGGCCCTGACGCTGCCGTTCTCTGTCGCGCTGGCCAACGAGGGTGGCCCCAAGCTGGAAAAGGCCCCGATCGACATCCAGGATACGGAGAGCCTGCAGCGCGGCGCGCAAATCTTCGTCAACTACTGCTTGTCCTGCCACTCGGCCAGCATGATGCGTTACAACCGGCTGGAAGACATTGGCCTGTCGGAGGAGCAGATCAAGGCCAATCTGCTGCCGGAGGGCGCCAAGATCGGCGACCAAATGAACATCGCCATGGAGAAGAAGGATGCCAAGGCCTGGTTCGGCGCCACGCCGCCGGACTTGTCTCTGATCGCGCGTTCGCGCGGCGCGGACTACCTGTATGGCTACCTGCGCGGCTTCTACCGCGATCCTTCTCGTCCGACCGGCTGGAACAACCTGGTGTTCGACAAGGTGGGCATGCCCAATATCTTCTGGGAGCTGCAAGGCGAGCAGGTGTTGAAAACCACCAAGGATGCCGAAGGCCATGAAGAGCACAAGCTTGAGTTGGTCAAGGCGGGCACCATGACCAAGCTGGACAATGGCAAGGCCGACACGGTCGAGTTTGACCGACGCATGGCGGATCTGACCAATTTCTTGGTCTACATGGGAGAGCCGGCAGCGGTGAAGCGCCAGCAGATCGGCTACGTGGTGCTGATGTTCCTGGGCCTCTTGCTGTTCCCGCTGGTGTATCTGCTGAAGAAGGAATACTGGCGCGACGTGCACTAA
- the glnK gene encoding P-II family nitrogen regulator — protein sequence MKLVTAVIKPFKLDEVREALSAIGVQGVTVSEVKGFGRQKGHTELYRGAEYVVDFLPKVKLEIAIDDALLDQVVEAIEKSARTGKIGDGKIFVYDLEQVIRIRTGETGADAV from the coding sequence ATGAAACTCGTTACCGCAGTCATCAAGCCGTTCAAGCTTGACGAAGTCCGCGAAGCCCTGTCCGCCATTGGCGTGCAAGGCGTGACCGTGTCCGAGGTCAAAGGCTTCGGCCGCCAGAAAGGCCACACCGAGCTGTATCGCGGCGCCGAATACGTCGTCGACTTCCTGCCCAAGGTCAAGCTGGAAATCGCCATCGACGACGCGCTGCTGGACCAGGTGGTGGAAGCCATCGAAAAATCCGCCCGCACCGGCAAGATCGGCGACGGCAAGATCTTCGTCTACGACCTGGAGCAGGTGATCCGCATCCGTACCGGCGAAACCGGCGCCGACGCCGTCTGA
- a CDS encoding sugar nucleotide-binding protein, with protein sequence MARAALSAPTTWSPPAKQLARLRPISDRPSSTARLPFGLSPDAVHGIPTEAYPLPAKRPANSRLNCGKLQRNYGITLPAWQQGVDATLTALWQQRQAQQNVKESP encoded by the coding sequence ATAGCGAGGGCTGCCCTTTCGGCACCTACCACTTGGTCGCCTCCGGCGAAACAGCTGGCACGGCTACGCCCAATATCTGATCGGCCAAGCTCGACTGCTCGGCTTCCCTTTGGCCTGAGCCCGGATGCAGTACACGGCATCCCGACTGAAGCGTACCCGCTGCCGGCGAAACGCCCGGCCAACTCTCGCCTGAATTGCGGCAAGCTGCAACGCAACTACGGCATCACCCTGCCAGCCTGGCAGCAAGGCGTCGATGCAACGCTCACCGCCTTGTGGCAACAACGACAAGCACAACAAAATGTAAAGGAGTCTCCATGA